The Nymphalis io chromosome 14, ilAglIoxx1.1, whole genome shotgun sequence genome has a segment encoding these proteins:
- the LOC126773171 gene encoding sodium channel protein para isoform X26, protein MSEDLDSISEEEQSLFRPFTRESLAVIEARIAEEHAKQKELEKKRAEGETDLGRTKKKKEVRYDDEDEDEGPQPDATLEQGLPLPVRMQGSFPLELASTPLEDIDPFYHNQTTFVVISKGKDIFRFSATNALWILDPFNPIRRVAIYILVHPLFSLFIITTILVNCILMIMPTTPTVESTEVIFTGIYTFESAVKVMARGFILQPFTYLRDAWNWLDFVVIALAYVTMGIDLGNLAALRTFRVLRALKTVAIVPGLKTIVGAVIESVKNLRDVIILTMFSLSVFALMGLQIYMGVLTQKCIKVFPEDGSWGNLTDENWERFCQNETNWYGEDGDYPLCGNSSGAGQCEPGYICLQGYGPNPNYGYTSFDTFGWAFLSAFRLMTQDYWENLYQLVLRSAGSWHVLFFVVIIFLGSFYLVNLILAIVAMSYDELQKKAEEEEQAEEEALREAEQKAAARADKQEAREAHAREQAAAAEAAAYAEAHPAKSPSDSSCQSYELFVNQERGNQDDNTRERMSLRSDPFQDSASLSLPGSPFNLRRGSRGSHQMALRPNGRNRYPPGADRKPLVLSTYLDAQEHLPYADDSNAVTPMSEENGAIIIPVYYANLGSRHSSYTSHQSRLSYTSHGDLLGGKAQTKEARLRGRSASRNHSVTSQPHAYPLPRQDSSLASRPLREYEISTTECTDEAGKVLKQSNDNPFIESSQQPNVVDMRDVMVLNEIIEQAGRQSRASEQNVSVYYFPTAEDDEDGPTFKERLLECFMKGIDFFCVWDCCWLWLEFQKYVALLVFDPFVELFITLCIVVNTLFMALDHHDMDRDMEKALKSGNYFFTATFGIEAMLKLIAMSPKFYFQEGWNVFDFIIVALSLLELGLEGVQGLSVLRSFRLLRVFKLAKSWPALNLIISIMGRTVGALGNLTFVLCIIIFIFAVMGMQLFGKNYTDYVDRFPDGDLPRWNFTDFMHSFMIVFRVLCGEWIESMWDCMLVGDVSCIPFFLATVVIGNLVVLNLFLALLLSNFGSSNLSSPTADQDTNKIAEAFNRISRFIDWVKKNAADVLKLVKNKLTNQIAIHAPERVDNELELGADLDDGVLYKDKKLKDQVEVAIGDGMEFTIPGDNKYKKGKILMNNINAITDNHTDNRINCELNHHGYPIQDDDTISQKSYGSHKIRSFKDESHKGSADTIDGEEKKDASKEELGLEEEMIPEEEVGQVDLAKLDIKAVEGDGILEDSPADCCPEPCYARFPFLAGDDESPFWQGWAMLRLKTFRLIENTYFETAVITMILLSSLALALEDVHLPHRPILQDILYYMDRIFTVIFFIEMLIKWLALGFQKYFTNAWCWLDFIIVMVSLINFVAALCGAGGIQAFKTMRTLRALRPLRAMSRMQGMRVVVNALVQAIPSIFNVLLVCLIFWLIFAIMGVQLFAGKYFKCVDMNHTTLSHEIIPDRNACILENYTWENSPMNFDHVGKAYLCLFQVATFKGWIQIMNDAIDSREVGRQPIRETNIYMYLYFVFFIIFGSFFTLNLFIGVIIDNFNEQKKKAGGSLEMFMTEDQKKYYNAMKKMGSKKPLKAIPRPRWRPQAIVFEIVTDKKFDMIIMLFIGLNMLTMTLDHYQQSETFSAVLDYLNMIFIVIFSSECLLKIFALRYHYFVEPWNLFDFVVVMFSILSLVLSDIIEKYFVSPTLLRVVRVAKVGRVLRLVKGAKGIRTLLFALAMSLPALFNICLLLFLVMFIFAIFGMSFFMHVKDKGGLDDVYNFKTFVQSMILLFQMSTSAGWDGVLDGIINEEECDLPDNERGSPGNCGSATIGITYLLSYLVISFLIVINMYIAVILENYSQATEDVQEGLTDDDYDMYYEIWQRFDPEGTQYIRYDQLSDFLDVLEPPLQIHKPNKYKIISMDIPICRGDMMFCVDILDALTKDFFARKGNPIEEPVDVGRPDEVGYEPVSSTLWRQREEYCARLIQHAWRRHRRAQSPGGGSASGAEGGGASGPEAEGAPTAVLLDAGAGGAHRVVLQAAGAAPRPPEPAPPPAPV, encoded by the exons ATGTCCGAGGACTTGGACTCGATCAGCGAGGAAGAACAAAGCTTGTTCCGACCCTTCACCCGAGAGTCATTGGCCGTAATCGAGGCCCGCATAGCTGAAGAGCATGCCAAGCAAAAAGAACTCGAGAAAAAACGAGCGGAAGGCGAG ACCGATTTGGGGCGGacgaaaaagaaaaaagaa GTGCGGTACGATGATGAGGATGAAGATGAAGGTCCCCAACCAGATGCGACCTTGGAGCAGGGCCTGCCGCTGCCGGTGCGCATGCAGGGCTCCTTTCCTCTCGAACTCGCCTCCACACCACTCGAGGACATCGATCCTTTCTACCACAACCAAACA ACATTCGTAGTCATAAGCAAGGGTAAAGACATCTTCAGATTTTCGGCGACTAATGCCTTGTGGATATTGGATCCATTTAATCCAATAAGAAGAGTGgccatatatatattagtgcATCCTTTATTCTCTCTGTTCATTATTACCACAATTCTTGTGAATTGTATACTCATGATAATGCCTACCACACCAACTGTCGAAAGTACtga AGTTATCTTTACCGGCATCTACACCTTTGAATCGGCGGTGAAAGTAATGGCCAGGGGTTTCATACTACAGCCATTCACATACCTTAGAGATGCATGGAATTGGCTTGACTTCGTAGTTATAGCTTTAGC TTATGTGACGATGGGCATAGATCTCGGCAACTTGGCCGCTCTAAGAACGTTCAGAGTTCTCCGAGCTTTGAAGACTGTGGCCATCGTACcgg GCTTGAAGACTATTGTGGGTGCGGTGATAGAGTCGGTGAAAAATCTTCGAGATGTGATAATATTGACGATGTTTTCACTATCTGTGTTCGCACTTATGGGTCTGCAAATCTATATGGGGGTCTTGACACAGAAATGTATTAAAGTCTTTCCGGAAGACGGTAGTTGGGGTAACCTCACCGATGAGAACTGGGAAAGATTTTGTCAAAATGAAA CAAATTGGTACGGAGAAGACGGAGACTACCCCCTTTGTGGAAATTCATCAGGAGCAGG ACAATGTGAACCAGGCTACATATGTTTACAAGGCTATGGACCAAACCCTAACTACGGATATACGAGTTTTGACACGTTTGGTTGGGCTTTCCTATCAGCTTTTCGACTCATGACACAGGACTATTGGGAAAATCTTTATCAACTG GTGCTAAGGTCAGCGGGTTCATGGCACGTCTTGTTCTTCGTAGTGATCATATTCTTGGGCTCATTCTATCTCGTCAACTTGATTTTGGCTATCGTCGCCATGTCATATGATGAGTTACAAAAGAAAGCTGAAGAAGAGGAACAAGCCGAAGAAGAAGCTCTTAGG GAAGCGGAACAAAAAGCGGCAGCCAGAGCGGATAAGCAGGAAGCCAGGGAAGCCCATGCTCGCGAGCAGGCTGCAGCAGCAGAGGCGGCGGCGTACGCCGAGGCACATCCCGCTAAATCTCCCAGCGACTCTTCCTGTCAGAGCTACGAGCTGTTCGTGAACCAGGAGCGGGGCAACCAGGACGACAATACGCGCGAGCGCATGTCCCTCCGTAGCGACCCCTTCCAGGACTCG GCTTCATTGTCACTTCCTGGATCACCGTTCAATTTACGTCGAGGATCTCGTGGGTCGCATCAAATGGCTTTAAGACCGAACGGAAGAAATCGATATCCACCTGGAGCTGATCGAAAACCACTTGTCCTTTCAACATACTTGGATGCACAGGAACATCTGCCATATGCTGACGATTCAAATGCTGTCACACCAATGTCTGAAGAAAATGGTGCTATAATTATACCTGTGTACTACGCCAATTTAG gtTCAAGACATTCTTCTTACACGTCGCATCAATCTCGATTGTCGTACACTTCACACGGTGACTTATTAGGTGGAAAAGCGCAAACGAAGGAAGCAAGGCTAAGAGGACGATCGGCATCCAGAAATCACAGCGTTACGTCACAACCGCATGCCTACCCACTGCCAAGACAAGATTCGTCGCTCGCATCTAGACCGCTTAGAGAATAT GAAATAAGCACAACGGAATGTACAGATGAGGCTGGCAAAGTATTAAAACAATCTAACGACAATCCTTTTATAGAGTCATCGCAGCAGCCCAACGTTGTAGATATGAGAG ATGTTATGGTActaaatgaaattattgaacAAGCGGGCAGACAAAGTAGAGCCAGTGAGCAAAACG TGTCAGTGTACTACTTCCCAACAGCAGAAGACGATGAGGATGGACCCACCTTCAAAGAAAGACTCCTCGAGTGCTTTATGAAAGGAATAGACTTCTTTTGTGTTTGGGACTGCTGTTGGTTATGGCTGGAGTTCCAAAAATACGTGGCTCTTCTGGTGTTCGACCCATTCGTAGAACTGTTTATCACCTTATGTATTGTGGTCAACACTTTGTTTATGGCTTTGGACCATCATGATATGGATCGAGATATGGAAAAGGCGCTAAAAAGTGGCAACTAT ttctTCACTGCAACCTTTGGTATAGAAGCCATGCTAAAATTAATAGCTATGAGCCCGaagttttattttcaagaaGGTTGGAACGTTTTTGATTTTATCATCGTGGCCTTATCGTTATTAGAATTGGGTCTGGAAGGTGTACAGGGTTTGTCAGTGTTACGTTCATTTCGTTTG cTGCGTGTATTTAAACTGGCTAAGTCTTGGCCGGCGCTAAACCTTATTATATCCATAATGGGTAGGACAGTGGGAGCTTTAGGGAACTTGACCTTTGTACTTTGCatcattatattcatatttgcgGTGATGGGAATGCAGTTATTTGGGAAAAACTATACAG ACTATGTAGACCGTTTTCCGGACGGAGATCTTCCCCGTTGGAACTTCACCGACTTCATGCACAGCTTCATGATAGTCTTTCGAGTGCTATGTGGAGAATGGATAGAAAGCATGTGGGATTGTATGCTCGTTGGAGACGTGTCCTGCATACCATTCTTCTTAGCTACCGTTGTCATTGGTAATCTTGTG gttCTCAACCTCTTCTTGGCCCTGTTACTGTCAAACTTTGGGTCATCTAACTTATCGTCGCCGACAGCCGATCAAGACACCAACAAAATAGCTGAAGCATTTAACAGAATATCGAGATTCATAGATTGGGTTAAAAAGAACGCAGCCGACGTCTTAAAGTTGgtgaaaaataaacttacaaacCAAATAGCCATACACGCTCCCG AACGGGTGGATAACGAGCTGGAATTAGGTGCTGACCTTGATGATGGAGTACTGTATAAAGATAAGAAACTAAAAGACCAAGTAGAAGTAGCAATCGGTGACGGCATGGAATTTACAATACCag GTGACAATAAGTACAAGAAAGGTAAAATACTAATGAATAATATCAATGCAATAACCGATAACCACACAGACAATAGAATTAATTGTGAACTTAATCATCATGGATACCCTATTCAG GACGATGATACTATAAGTCAGAAATCATACGGAAGTCACAAAATTAGATCTTTTAAAGATGAAAGTCACAAAGGTTCAGCAGACACCATCGATGGTGAAGAAAAAAAAGACGCCAGTAAAGAAGAATTAGGGCTAGAGGaag AAATGATACCAGAAGAAGAGGTTGGTCAAGTGGATCTGGCTAAATTGGACATAAAAGCTGTAGAGGGTGATGGCATTCTTGAAGACTCTCCAGCAGACTGCTGTCCAGAACCTTGTTATGCGCGCTTCCCCTTTTTAGCTGGAGATGACGAATCTCCATTCTGGCAAGGATGGGCCATGTTGAGACTGAAAACCTTCCGACTTATTGAAAATACATACTTTGAAACGGCTGTGATAACTATGATTTTACTCAGTAGTTTGGCTTTG GCTCTAGAAGATGTTCATTTACCACATCGGCCGATACTTCAAGATATCCTCTATTATATGGACCGAATCTTTACCGTTATATTTTTCATCGAGATGTTGATCAAGTGGCTTGCTCTTGGATTCCAGAAATATTTCACGAATGCCTGGTGTTGGCTTGATTTCATCATTGTTATG GTCTCGCTTATAAACTTCGTAGCGGCGCTTTGTGGCGCCGGTGGCATTCAGGCGTTCAAAACGATGAGAACGCTTCGAGCCCTTCGACCGCTCAGGGCTATGAGCCGCATGCAGGGCATGAGG GTGGTAGTGAATGCTCTGGTGCAAGCGATCCCATCCATCTTCAACGTGCTGCTCGTGTGTCTGATATTCTGGCTTATCTTTGCTATTATGGGTGTACAACTCTTCGctggaaaatattttaag TGCGTCGACATGAACCACACAACTCTAAGCCATGAAATTATCCCAGATAGAAATGCTTGTATTTTAGAAAACTACACCTGGGAAAACTCCCCAATGAATTTCGACCATGTTGGCAAGGCTTATTTATGTCTATTTCAAGTTGCTACTTTCAAAGGCTGGATTCAAATCATGAATGATGCTATCGATTCACGAGAG GTTGGTCGTCAGCCCATTCGAGAAAccaatatatacatgtatttgtattttgtattcttCATAATTTTCGGCTCGTTTTTCACTCTTAACCTATTCATTGGTgtgattattgataattttaatgaacaaaAGAAGAAAGCAGGAGGCAGTCTTGAAATGTTTATGACAGAAGATCAGAAAAAGTATTACAATGCTATGAAAAAAATGGGATCGAAAAAGCCCCTTAAAGCAATTCCCAGGCCAAGG TGGCGGCCGCAAGCAATCGTATTTGAGATTGTAACAGATAAGAAATTTGATATGATCATTATGTTGTTTATTGGCCTTAATATGTTAACTATGACCCTCGATCATTATCAACAATCAGAAACATTCAGTGCTGTGTTGGACTatcttaatatgatatttatcgtAATATTTAGTTCAGAGTGCTTACTTAAGATCTTTGCCCTGCGATACCATTACTTTGTGGAGCCATGGAATCTATTTGATTTTGTCGTTGTAATGTTTTCTATACTTA GCTTGGTGTTGAGCGATATCATAGAAAAGTACTTTGTTTCACCGACTTTACTCAGAGTTGTCAGAGTGGCAAAAGTTGGTAGAGTACTTCGACTTGTTAAAGGTGCAAAGGGCATTCGAACATTACTGTTCGCTCTGGCCATGTCACTGCCAGCTCTCTTTAACATTTGTCTGCTGCTATTTCTTGTAATGTTTATCTTCGCAATATTTGGAATGTCATTTTTCATGCATGTTAAAGACAAAGGAGGCCTAGATGACGTGTACAACTTCAAAACTTTCGTGCAAAGTATGATTCTACTATTTCAG ATGTCTACATCGGCGGGTTGGGATGGTGTGTTAGACGGTATTATAAATGAGGAAGAGTGTGATTTGCCGGACAACGAACGTGGGTCACCTGGCAACTGTGGCTCTGCGACGATAGGCATTACCTACTTACTGTCATATCTGGTGATCTCTTTCCTCATCGTTATTAACATGTACATTGCCGTTATTCTCGAAAATTATTCTCAG GCAACCGAAGACGTACAGGAAGGCCTAACTGACGACGACTACGACATGTACTACGAGATATGGCAGCGGTTTGATCCCGAAGGAACACAATACATCAGATACGATCAACTATCTGATTTCTTAGACGTTCTCGAGCCGCCTTTACAAATCCACAAAcctaacaaatacaaaattatatccaTGGACATACCTATATGTCGCGGTGATATGATGTTCTGCGTTGACATCTTAGATGCGCTCACGAAAGACTTCTTTGCGAGAAAGGGCAATCCCATCGAGGAACCGGTCGACGTGGGAAGGCCCGACGAAGTGGGCTACGAGCCCGTGTCGTCAACGCTATGGAGACAACGTGAAGAGTACTGCGCGCGGCTGATCCAGCACGCGTGGCGGAGACACCGGCGAGCGCAGTCGCCAGGTGGCGGCTCCGCGTCGGGCGCTGAGGGCGGCGGCGCGAGCGGACCGGAGGCGGAAGGCGCCCCGACGGCCGTGCTGCTGGACGCGGGCGCTGGCGGCGCGCACCGCGTGGTGCTGCAGGCGGCCGGGGCGGCGCCGCGCCCGCCCgagcccgcgccgccgcccgcgcccgtcTGA